Proteins co-encoded in one Haladaptatus sp. ZSTT2 genomic window:
- a CDS encoding nucleotide-binding protein, whose translation MAFAIASGKGGMGKTTSTLALGMALATEYDVTVVAADTGMANLLFHAGLADVDTTLHDVLLSDDPAPVSAAVYEQFGMKVVPCGTSLTDFKAADPARLRHAVAELAADTDVLLLDSPAALDSKSAVLPIVLADRIIVVLEPTIPALSDALKVQEYARSYSTGTAGVLFNKVRDEAGIDRITEQAERYFDGPTLATVPASEHARAARRAGKPLLAHAPESTAADAYRTAAATIDVRAGESGAVADRFRSAVIPKSP comes from the coding sequence ATGGCGTTTGCCATCGCAAGCGGAAAAGGCGGGATGGGAAAGACGACGAGTACGTTGGCCCTCGGGATGGCGCTTGCCACCGAGTACGACGTCACGGTTGTTGCCGCAGACACGGGGATGGCGAATCTCTTGTTCCACGCCGGACTCGCGGATGTCGACACCACGCTTCACGACGTGTTGTTGAGCGACGACCCCGCGCCCGTCTCTGCTGCCGTCTACGAACAGTTCGGGATGAAGGTCGTCCCCTGTGGCACGAGCCTCACTGATTTCAAGGCCGCAGACCCCGCCCGCCTCAGACACGCCGTCGCGGAACTCGCCGCTGACACGGACGTGCTCTTGCTCGACTCACCTGCTGCCCTCGACAGCAAGAGCGCCGTCCTGCCAATCGTGCTCGCAGACCGCATCATCGTCGTACTCGAACCGACGATTCCGGCGCTCTCTGACGCCCTCAAGGTCCAAGAGTACGCTCGGTCGTACAGCACGGGCACGGCAGGCGTCCTGTTCAACAAGGTGCGCGACGAAGCGGGCATCGACCGCATCACCGAGCAGGCAGAACGCTACTTCGACGGGCCGACGCTCGCCACCGTCCCCGCGAGCGAACACGCCCGCGCCGCGCGACGCGCCGGAAAACCACTGCTCGCCCACGCGCCGGAGTCAACGGCGGCCGACGCCTACCGCACCGCCGCAGCAACCATCGACGTGCGGGCGGGCGAGTCGGGCGCGGTGGCAGACCGCTTTCGCAGTGCGGTGATTCCAAAATCGCCATGA
- a CDS encoding S8 family peptidase, with product MVNNSRRRFLKASGLLVGGIAASPTVSATESANRFIVETKHLRDQQLAASAVSVVHDLGDLDYAVVSGTKSAVAALGVSFAPDLVYELDIPASATETVDEPGYAIQWDKHVQNIPAVHDVTRGEGTRVAVIDSGVSADHPDLQHAVNTDLSRNFTGDGYGAGRAIGGGHGTHVAGIIAANDQNDEGVTGSAPATEIIDCRVFSTGPSASFGDILAALVYAGQIGCDAANMSLGAYPVSRSANGQFYGKVLNRTTAYVSNQLGTLIVASSGNDGADLQHDSNAISLPNEAANVMSISATGPVGYLWGDDGLREAFDSPAFYTNYGTNAVDLGAPGGDADVDAIDTGVPWFYDLVYNTYAIPTYDEATDSFNIQNTYSWLAGTSMAAPQVAAAAALVKSVNPDYSAGQVRNVLERTASVPEGYGKEYYGAGFVDPLAAVLD from the coding sequence ATGGTAAACAACTCTCGTCGTCGTTTTCTCAAAGCGAGTGGCCTTCTCGTGGGTGGGATTGCCGCCAGTCCAACCGTTTCCGCTACGGAGTCAGCCAACCGGTTTATCGTCGAAACAAAACACCTGCGCGACCAGCAGCTCGCCGCGTCGGCTGTAAGCGTCGTCCACGACCTAGGCGACCTTGACTACGCCGTTGTCTCGGGAACGAAGTCGGCGGTCGCTGCCCTCGGAGTCTCCTTTGCACCCGACCTCGTTTACGAACTCGACATTCCCGCGAGCGCGACCGAAACCGTAGACGAACCCGGCTACGCAATTCAGTGGGACAAGCACGTACAGAACATCCCCGCCGTCCACGACGTGACGCGCGGTGAGGGCACGCGCGTTGCGGTCATCGACTCTGGCGTCTCTGCAGACCACCCTGACCTCCAACATGCGGTCAACACCGACCTCTCGCGGAACTTCACTGGCGACGGCTACGGCGCAGGTCGCGCCATCGGTGGCGGTCACGGCACGCACGTCGCGGGCATCATCGCCGCGAACGACCAGAACGACGAAGGCGTGACCGGCAGCGCCCCAGCCACCGAAATCATCGACTGTCGCGTGTTCTCGACCGGCCCCTCCGCGAGTTTCGGCGACATCCTCGCCGCGCTCGTGTACGCGGGACAGATTGGCTGTGACGCGGCGAACATGAGCCTCGGCGCGTACCCAGTTTCTCGAAGCGCAAACGGCCAATTCTACGGCAAAGTGCTCAACCGAACCACCGCCTACGTGAGCAACCAACTCGGCACGCTCATCGTGGCGTCGTCGGGCAACGACGGCGCAGACCTCCAACACGACAGCAACGCCATCAGCCTGCCAAACGAGGCGGCAAACGTCATGAGCATCAGCGCGACCGGCCCCGTTGGCTACCTGTGGGGTGACGACGGCCTGCGAGAAGCGTTCGATTCGCCTGCGTTCTACACCAACTACGGTACGAACGCGGTCGACCTCGGCGCACCCGGCGGCGACGCGGACGTAGACGCCATCGACACCGGCGTCCCGTGGTTCTACGACCTCGTGTACAACACCTACGCCATCCCGACCTACGACGAAGCCACGGACTCCTTTAACATCCAAAACACCTACTCGTGGCTCGCCGGGACGAGCATGGCCGCCCCGCAGGTCGCTGCCGCCGCCGCACTCGTCAAAAGCGTGAATCCAGACTACTCTGCCGGTCAGGTTCGAAACGTCCTCGAACGCACCGCAAGCGTTCCAGAGGGCTACGGCAAGGAGTACTACGGCGCAGGGTTCGTCGACCCGCTCGCTGCGGTGTTGGACTGA
- a CDS encoding ribbon-helix-helix domain-containing protein, whose amino-acid sequence MERVTLRIPKQQIEEVERMVETGEFPNRSEAIRSAVREMLNEQTEGREPTSKKRNWARV is encoded by the coding sequence ATGGAGCGTGTGACACTACGGATTCCAAAGCAGCAGATCGAGGAAGTTGAGCGAATGGTCGAAACGGGAGAGTTCCCGAATCGCAGTGAGGCCATTCGGTCGGCAGTCCGCGAAATGCTCAACGAACAGACAGAGGGCCGCGAGCCCACGAGCAAAAAGCGCAACTGGGCGAGGGTCTAA
- a CDS encoding ATPase domain-containing protein, translating to MTHDSDPGPQKNRTHATERISTGIERLDHILNGGLITERSYLVRGDPGTGKTILGLHFLTQGVENDETTLFINLEETTEDIAQNAAGLGFDVEGINFLDLSPNSKFFADDQGYDIFESNEVERDPMVEAITDRVEELEPDRVFVDPITQLRYLSTDEYQFRKQALSFMRLLSEYGATVLFTTQATENAPDEDLQFMSDGTIELGYTSTGRRISVPKFRGSSVRNGNHSVRLDSDGLTVYPEINPESHDKSFVDEKISAGIPEVDELLYGGLNRGTVTVISGPTGVGKTTTGTQFMKEAAGRGERSVIYLFEESEATFKQRSEAINTPVTKMCERGSLKVEEIEPLKVSPQEFAERVRHEVEVEGTDIVMIDGVAGYKLSLQGEEDELITHLHSLNKYLKNMGVTVILIDEVASVTGEFQATNVGISYLADNIVFFRHLEFEGEMRKVIGVLKMRTSNFERTLREFEITKYGITVGDPLTDLRGILSGSPEWDVRPEHRSND from the coding sequence ATGACGCATGATTCAGACCCTGGCCCACAGAAGAACCGCACGCACGCAACAGAACGCATTTCGACCGGCATAGAGCGCCTCGACCACATCCTCAACGGCGGGCTCATCACGGAGCGAAGCTATCTCGTTCGCGGTGACCCGGGAACGGGAAAAACAATCCTTGGCCTCCACTTCCTCACACAGGGCGTCGAAAACGATGAAACCACACTGTTCATCAATCTTGAGGAGACGACCGAAGACATCGCCCAGAACGCAGCCGGGCTTGGCTTCGATGTAGAGGGCATCAACTTTCTCGATTTAAGCCCGAACTCAAAGTTCTTCGCAGACGACCAAGGCTACGATATTTTCGAGTCGAACGAAGTCGAGCGTGACCCGATGGTCGAGGCGATAACAGACCGCGTCGAAGAACTCGAACCAGACCGTGTGTTCGTCGACCCGATTACCCAGCTTCGCTACCTCTCGACCGACGAGTACCAGTTCCGGAAACAGGCACTGTCGTTCATGCGCCTTCTCAGTGAGTACGGCGCAACCGTCCTGTTTACGACACAAGCGACGGAGAATGCACCCGACGAAGACCTCCAGTTCATGAGCGATGGAACCATCGAACTCGGCTACACCTCGACTGGACGCCGAATTAGCGTCCCGAAGTTTCGCGGGTCGTCCGTCAGAAATGGGAATCACTCGGTGCGACTGGATTCAGACGGACTCACCGTCTACCCCGAGATCAACCCGGAGAGCCACGACAAGTCGTTCGTCGATGAGAAGATTTCGGCGGGGATTCCCGAAGTGGACGAACTGCTCTACGGCGGGTTGAATCGCGGCACAGTCACCGTGATTAGCGGCCCGACGGGTGTCGGGAAAACAACGACGGGCACGCAGTTCATGAAAGAGGCCGCAGGCCGGGGCGAACGGTCGGTCATCTACCTCTTTGAAGAATCAGAAGCGACGTTCAAACAGCGCTCTGAAGCCATCAACACACCAGTCACGAAGATGTGTGAGCGGGGGTCGCTCAAAGTCGAAGAGATAGAGCCGCTCAAAGTCTCGCCACAGGAGTTCGCAGAACGAGTTCGTCACGAGGTCGAAGTCGAGGGCACGGATATCGTCATGATAGACGGGGTGGCTGGCTACAAACTCAGCCTTCAGGGCGAGGAAGACGAACTCATCACGCACCTGCACTCGCTCAACAAGTACCTGAAAAACATGGGCGTGACCGTCATCCTCATCGATGAGGTGGCGAGCGTGACCGGAGAGTTCCAGGCGACGAACGTCGGCATCAGCTATCTCGCAGATAACATCGTCTTCTTCCGACACCTCGAGTTCGAAGGGGAGATGCGGAAGGTCATCGGCGTGTTGAAGATGCGCACCAGTAACTTCGAGCGAACGCTTCGCGAATTCGAGATTACGAAGTACGGTATCACCGTTGGAGACCCGCTCACAGACTTGCGCGGCATCCTCAGCGGTTCTCCGGAATGGGACGTCAGACCGGAGCACCGGAGCAATGACTGA
- the ftsZ gene encoding cell division protein FtsZ, giving the protein MQDIVQSALENSEAEQRKMSDASSTGDEFGDPRIVIVGAGGAGNNTINRLYNIGVEGADTIAINTDKQHLKMIEADTKILVGKSLTQGLGAGGDPSMGERATEMAQGTIKEVLGEADLVFVTAGMGGGTGTGAAPVVAKIAKEQGAIVVGMVSTPFNVERARTVKAEEGLEKLRNAADSIIVLDNNRLLDYVPNLPIGKAFSVMDQIIAETVKGISETITQPSLINLDYADMTAIMNQGGVAVMLVGETQDKNKTEEVVRDAMNHPLLDVDYRGASGGLVHITGGPDLTLKEAEGIAQNITERLDASANVIWGARIQEEYKGKVRVMAIMTGVQSAQILGPSTQKQANRSRAKLNEGGDDNDGNGIKTFGAQSDGGQNEVENNNGLDVIR; this is encoded by the coding sequence ATGCAAGACATCGTTCAATCAGCGCTTGAAAACTCGGAAGCAGAACAGCGAAAGATGTCCGACGCCTCGTCCACTGGTGACGAGTTTGGCGACCCACGAATCGTCATCGTCGGCGCGGGTGGTGCCGGTAACAACACCATCAACCGTCTGTACAACATCGGTGTCGAGGGCGCAGACACAATCGCCATCAACACCGACAAACAACACCTCAAGATGATTGAGGCGGACACCAAGATTCTCGTCGGCAAGTCGCTGACCCAAGGGCTTGGTGCCGGTGGCGACCCATCGATGGGCGAACGCGCAACCGAGATGGCCCAGGGGACCATCAAGGAAGTGCTCGGCGAGGCAGACCTCGTGTTCGTCACGGCAGGGATGGGTGGCGGGACGGGGACCGGTGCGGCACCCGTCGTCGCCAAAATCGCAAAAGAGCAAGGCGCAATCGTCGTCGGCATGGTCTCGACACCGTTCAACGTCGAGCGTGCCCGCACGGTGAAAGCAGAAGAGGGCCTCGAAAAGCTCCGCAACGCCGCGGACTCCATCATCGTCCTCGACAACAACCGCCTGCTCGACTACGTCCCGAACCTCCCAATCGGCAAGGCGTTCTCGGTCATGGACCAGATCATCGCCGAAACCGTAAAGGGCATCTCGGAGACGATTACCCAGCCGTCGCTCATCAACCTTGACTACGCCGACATGACCGCCATCATGAACCAAGGCGGCGTCGCCGTGATGCTCGTTGGTGAGACCCAAGACAAGAACAAGACCGAAGAAGTGGTGCGCGACGCGATGAACCACCCGCTGCTCGACGTGGACTACCGCGGCGCATCGGGTGGCCTCGTCCACATCACTGGCGGCCCAGACCTCACACTCAAAGAGGCAGAGGGCATCGCCCAGAACATCACCGAACGGCTCGACGCCTCAGCGAACGTCATCTGGGGCGCGCGCATCCAAGAGGAGTACAAGGGCAAGGTTCGCGTCATGGCAATCATGACCGGCGTCCAGAGCGCCCAAATCCTCGGCCCATCGACGCAGAAACAGGCCAACCGCTCGCGCGCCAAACTCAACGAAGGTGGCGACGACAACGACGGCAACGGCATCAAGACGTTCGGTGCGCAGTCAGACGGCGGCCAGAACGAAGTCGAGAACAACAACGGCCTCGACGTCATCCGGTAA
- a CDS encoding DUF7260 family protein, translating to MVSMGATASAVYTRSPQMEGADWCQAFECAGAAQLSELYLYVGVGLFTLALVATVLYLGQARSICTTEVSRTRAERDAYARFLRRVTGISASQVMTQVQTGGMTVANVQTADQSIKEVREAFEQTVMAVPHFAEEYDEPLEVHMALEFGDELARAVSHGTQLTPQLKQALIQQAEFACTQRDAMLGTLDTELEDLEAATTLLANVETELDDVTAEPLYRRSYADLHAAWERLGDLERNIKSLLTERQKEMQSGIQFGIRRTDSGKFHDYLYQSLDVSYPVLADGANTVDRLRDIRHDILDMLTRRV from the coding sequence ATGGTTTCGATGGGGGCGACCGCAAGCGCGGTCTACACACGCAGTCCGCAGATGGAGGGGGCAGATTGGTGCCAGGCATTCGAGTGTGCTGGCGCGGCGCAGTTGAGCGAGTTGTATCTCTACGTCGGCGTTGGACTGTTCACACTCGCGCTCGTCGCCACCGTCCTCTATCTCGGACAAGCACGGAGCATCTGTACCACAGAGGTGTCGCGTACCCGCGCAGAACGCGATGCCTACGCGCGATTCCTTCGGCGCGTCACGGGCATCAGCGCCTCGCAGGTGATGACGCAAGTGCAAACCGGCGGGATGACGGTCGCAAACGTGCAGACTGCAGACCAGTCGATAAAGGAGGTGCGAGAGGCGTTCGAACAGACGGTGATGGCGGTTCCACACTTCGCAGAGGAGTACGACGAGCCACTCGAAGTCCACATGGCACTCGAGTTCGGCGACGAACTCGCCCGGGCGGTGAGCCACGGCACACAGCTCACCCCACAGCTCAAACAGGCGCTCATCCAGCAAGCCGAGTTCGCGTGCACCCAGCGCGACGCGATGCTCGGGACGCTCGATACGGAACTCGAAGACCTCGAAGCAGCGACCACCTTGCTCGCCAACGTAGAAACCGAACTCGATGACGTGACCGCAGAGCCACTCTACCGGCGGTCGTACGCAGACCTCCACGCGGCGTGGGAACGCCTTGGCGACCTCGAGCGGAACATCAAATCGTTGCTCACCGAGCGCCAAAAGGAGATGCAGTCGGGGATTCAATTCGGGATTCGCCGCACCGACAGCGGCAAGTTCCACGACTATCTCTACCAGTCGTTAGACGTGTCCTATCCCGTGCTCGCAGACGGGGCGAACACGGTAGACCGCCTTCGGGATATTCGTCACGACATCCTCGATATGCTGACGCGGCGGGTCTGA
- a CDS encoding PadR family transcriptional regulator has translation MHDLTGFQRDLLYVIAGKDEPHGLAIKEELESYYEKEIHHGRLYPNLDTLVDKGLVEKGELDRRTNFYTLTRRGRREIEARKEWEKQYLDDVLKATA, from the coding sequence ATGCACGACCTGACTGGTTTCCAGCGTGACCTGTTGTACGTGATTGCAGGCAAAGACGAACCGCATGGCCTCGCCATCAAAGAAGAACTCGAATCCTACTACGAAAAGGAGATTCACCACGGGCGACTCTACCCGAATCTCGACACCCTCGTCGACAAGGGCCTCGTCGAAAAGGGCGAACTCGACCGCCGGACGAACTTCTACACGCTCACGCGTCGCGGTCGCCGCGAAATCGAAGCGCGCAAAGAGTGGGAAAAGCAGTACTTAGACGACGTCCTCAAGGCGACGGCGTAA
- a CDS encoding sensor histidine kinase gives MTEQRVASIASDVISTPTLLLLVESDRNRELLANQFSDVAIQTHADDPFSDPTFDLCLVDLRSFRRYREQLEAHKEATEPTFLPYLLLTGTHSPDDLSSAVTDVVDEVIQRPVSKTALTARVENLLERRALSLELTRQKKQSEQRFKTLFHASPDPIIVGTADGIVTEVNNAFTTTFDVEASAVRGAPISALHLSPPASVERFHRQMTGEESDTMTVEWEPESGARLVTEVRTDSITDLGTETERIGIFRDITERIEKQENLERQNERLETFADTIAHDLRNPLAIAMGQLSLAREVGGEEHLDSVESAHLRMKQLIDELLTLAKQGRTVLDPDEVALRRAVETAWSHVESHEATLTVDVDHFTTLLADEGRLYELFENLFRNAIEHGGETVAVRVGSLVDEAGFYVEDNGPGIPLNRRDEVFEAGYTDGADGTGLGLSIVQQIVEGHDWDISIREGASGGARFEITGIQSA, from the coding sequence ATGACTGAACAACGAGTGGCGTCTATAGCCAGCGACGTCATCTCGACGCCGACGCTGTTGTTGCTCGTAGAGAGCGACCGGAATCGAGAGCTCCTCGCAAACCAGTTTTCTGACGTTGCTATCCAAACGCACGCAGACGACCCATTTTCCGACCCGACGTTTGATCTCTGTCTGGTAGATCTGCGGTCGTTTCGACGGTATCGCGAGCAGCTCGAAGCACACAAGGAAGCGACTGAACCGACCTTTCTGCCGTACTTGCTGCTCACCGGTACGCACTCGCCAGACGACCTCTCCTCTGCAGTCACAGACGTTGTAGACGAGGTGATACAGCGCCCAGTGAGCAAAACCGCACTCACCGCTCGTGTCGAGAATCTCCTCGAACGGCGCGCGCTTTCGCTCGAACTCACGCGGCAGAAAAAACAGAGCGAACAGCGGTTCAAAACGTTGTTCCACGCCTCACCAGACCCCATTATCGTCGGGACGGCCGATGGAATCGTAACGGAGGTGAACAACGCGTTCACCACCACCTTCGACGTCGAGGCGTCAGCAGTCAGGGGCGCGCCAATCTCAGCGCTCCACCTCTCGCCTCCCGCGTCTGTCGAACGATTCCACCGACAGATGACTGGCGAGGAGTCAGATACGATGACGGTCGAGTGGGAACCCGAAAGCGGCGCGCGACTCGTGACGGAGGTGCGCACCGACAGCATCACCGACCTCGGCACGGAAACAGAGCGGATTGGTATCTTCAGAGATATCACGGAGCGAATCGAGAAACAGGAGAACCTCGAACGCCAGAACGAACGGCTCGAAACGTTCGCTGATACGATTGCCCACGACCTGCGAAACCCACTCGCCATCGCTATGGGACAGCTCTCGCTCGCCCGGGAGGTCGGCGGCGAGGAGCATCTCGATTCGGTCGAGAGTGCCCACCTGCGAATGAAGCAGTTGATAGACGAGTTGCTCACGCTTGCAAAACAGGGACGAACCGTGCTCGACCCGGACGAGGTCGCGCTTCGACGGGCGGTCGAAACGGCGTGGTCGCACGTCGAGTCACACGAGGCGACGCTGACCGTGGACGTAGACCACTTCACGACGCTGTTGGCTGATGAGGGTCGGCTGTACGAACTGTTCGAGAACCTCTTTCGAAACGCCATCGAACACGGCGGTGAGACGGTGGCAGTTCGCGTCGGCTCACTCGTAGACGAGGCCGGGTTTTACGTCGAAGACAACGGACCGGGAATCCCCCTAAATCGCAGAGACGAAGTGTTCGAAGCCGGGTACACCGACGGCGCTGACGGAACCGGACTCGGGTTGTCAATCGTACAGCAAATCGTTGAGGGGCACGACTGGGATATTTCGATTCGAGAGGGGGCGTCTGGGGGGGCGCGATTCGAAATCACGGGGATACAGTCTGCGTAA
- a CDS encoding alpha-(1->3)-arabinofuranosyltransferase domain-containing protein — MNETPTRRIRVRLATLVSHDAFAVGYFLLLSLLVFYPLLDAGYLLTLDMIFAPTADYLKFGLLNKGPLYYGRLPFLAVLDAAALVAPDWLIQKVILVSLPVCGGWSMVRTCPNQPRVAALFAGTLFAFNPFVYVRLLAGHWYFLLGYAFVPLAVVSLSQYLDDGRRRTLLGAVGWTTLVSVFDPHATVLVAVAGGCLFVTHVVNVLRHHQHRPLLVRRITTFAAGALLVNAYWLFPALAAGVTGGTRLTTISEVDLTVFSAGGTIVGNVPLSVSMLYGFWRGGYLTAFSLLPSWVVFGLFCGLLYLAVRGTVTDSDDPLVGGVALCGVVAFVLSLGVSTSLSDPLFRTLADVLPLFRGMRDSQKFVGLLCFAYAFLGGRGVSHLLSQGGRRSDTVSYQRPTLPSRHRVLRAVCICLVLVAPLAYAAPMFGGFSGQVETTTYPESWHITNDYLVGASDDSRTLFLPWHQYMDFSWTGRRIANPAPLFFETPVVASENLEVGDVRSRATDPTHREVAAILEHPADEDVGERLAAVGVEYVILAHEVDYRRYDALTDHEDFSVAVASPGLTLYRNDAFVPGEAPRAGPPIPLWPLVVGSAVSVVTAMLFVVTRREHS, encoded by the coding sequence ATGAACGAGACACCCACTCGACGCATCCGTGTCCGACTCGCGACTCTCGTGTCCCACGACGCCTTCGCAGTGGGCTATTTTCTCCTGTTGAGCCTGCTCGTGTTCTACCCGCTGTTGGATGCCGGCTACCTCCTCACGCTGGATATGATTTTCGCGCCCACGGCTGATTACCTCAAGTTCGGCCTGCTGAACAAGGGGCCGCTGTACTACGGTCGATTGCCGTTTCTCGCGGTGCTCGACGCCGCAGCGCTGGTCGCACCTGACTGGCTCATCCAGAAGGTAATACTCGTCTCGCTTCCGGTGTGTGGTGGGTGGAGCATGGTTCGGACGTGTCCCAACCAGCCCCGTGTGGCCGCGCTGTTCGCGGGGACGCTCTTCGCGTTCAATCCGTTCGTGTACGTCAGACTGCTCGCGGGCCACTGGTACTTCCTGCTCGGCTATGCATTCGTCCCGCTCGCCGTCGTCTCGCTCTCCCAGTATCTCGATGACGGCAGACGGCGGACGCTCCTCGGTGCCGTTGGGTGGACGACGCTCGTGAGCGTGTTCGACCCGCACGCAACCGTTCTGGTTGCCGTGGCTGGCGGCTGTCTGTTCGTCACGCACGTAGTGAACGTTCTCCGACATCACCAACACAGACCACTGCTCGTCCGTCGAATTACGACGTTTGCTGCGGGTGCACTCCTCGTAAACGCCTACTGGCTCTTTCCCGCGCTCGCCGCGGGGGTGACTGGTGGAACCCGCCTCACGACCATCTCGGAGGTCGACCTCACCGTTTTCAGCGCAGGGGGGACGATCGTCGGAAACGTTCCCCTCTCCGTGTCGATGCTGTATGGCTTCTGGCGCGGCGGCTATCTGACGGCGTTTTCACTACTGCCGTCGTGGGTGGTTTTCGGCCTATTCTGTGGGCTGCTGTATCTCGCTGTTCGTGGTACGGTCACGGACAGTGATGATCCGCTCGTGGGCGGAGTCGCCCTCTGTGGCGTCGTCGCCTTCGTGTTGAGTCTCGGCGTGAGCACGTCACTGTCTGACCCCCTGTTTCGCACGCTCGCTGACGTGCTTCCGCTGTTTCGCGGCATGCGCGATTCGCAAAAATTTGTCGGGCTGCTCTGTTTCGCCTACGCGTTCCTCGGGGGTCGCGGGGTCTCACACCTCCTCTCGCAAGGTGGGAGGCGAAGCGACACAGTCTCCTATCAACGTCCGACGCTCCCGTCTCGGCACCGCGTTCTTCGTGCGGTGTGCATCTGTTTGGTGCTCGTCGCGCCACTCGCGTACGCCGCACCGATGTTCGGGGGCTTTTCGGGGCAAGTCGAGACTACGACGTACCCCGAGTCGTGGCACATCACCAACGACTACCTCGTCGGCGCGTCCGACGATTCGCGGACGCTCTTTCTCCCGTGGCACCAGTATATGGACTTCTCGTGGACTGGCCGTCGTATCGCGAATCCCGCACCCCTGTTTTTCGAAACACCGGTGGTTGCCTCTGAGAATCTCGAAGTCGGTGACGTTCGCTCGCGGGCGACCGACCCAACCCACCGGGAGGTGGCGGCCATCCTTGAACACCCCGCAGACGAGGACGTTGGCGAACGCCTCGCGGCGGTCGGCGTCGAGTACGTAATTCTCGCTCACGAGGTGGACTATCGACGGTACGACGCACTCACAGACCACGAGGATTTCTCCGTTGCGGTCGCTTCACCGGGGCTTACGCTGTACAGAAATGACGCATTCGTTCCCGGAGAGGCACCTCGTGCTGGTCCGCCGATTCCGCTCTGGCCGCTCGTGGTCGGAAGCGCCGTGTCTGTCGTCACCGCAATGCTGTTTGTGGTGACACGACGAGAGCACTCCTAA
- a CDS encoding double zinc ribbon domain-containing protein yields the protein MSKITFRADDDLVRRLEEFDSSKSEVMREALRQYLDASPTPEPEASADSLDALVAERVDALISERLDTLIDARLGAHGQRAQDVNVTISLEGDGVRARETVRKTSESAPREQPENACVQCGESLNGDHVYCPNCGEKATHRVFCECGDEVRSDWAFCPSCGRRTPAADVLDRP from the coding sequence ATGAGCAAAATCACGTTTCGGGCAGACGATGACCTCGTGCGACGCTTAGAGGAGTTCGACTCCTCGAAGAGCGAGGTCATGCGCGAGGCGCTCAGGCAGTACCTCGACGCGAGTCCGACGCCCGAACCCGAGGCGTCTGCCGACAGCCTCGACGCGCTCGTCGCAGAGCGCGTGGACGCGCTCATCTCAGAACGACTCGACACGCTCATTGACGCCCGCCTTGGCGCGCACGGTCAGCGTGCACAGGACGTAAACGTCACCATCTCGCTCGAAGGCGACGGGGTACGCGCTCGCGAGACGGTACGTAAGACATCGGAGTCAGCGCCCCGCGAACAGCCGGAGAACGCGTGTGTCCAATGTGGTGAATCGCTCAACGGCGACCACGTGTATTGTCCAAACTGCGGTGAAAAAGCGACCCATCGCGTGTTCTGTGAGTGCGGCGATGAGGTGCGTTCAGACTGGGCGTTCTGCCCGAGCTGTGGCCGTCGGACACCGGCAGCGGACGTACTTGACCGACCGTAA